CGATGGTGATCGGGTCATTGGCGCTGGCCACCATGTGCACCTTCTTCGCCTTGAAGTGCAGGCGGATCTCGCCGCTCGGGCCGATCAGGCTGGCGTTCTCGCGGCCGATCTCCCAGCGCCCCACCAGGGCGAAGCGGTTGAGGTCCAGCCGCGACGGCGCGGTGAAGTCGCGCGTGCCGGTGCGGTCGCCCTCGGGACTGGCGTTGTTCTGGCTGCGGTCGCTGCCGAAGTACATCTCCGGCGAACCGAGCTGGCTGAAGTCGGGCGCGTCCTTGTCCGTGCCCCCCTTGTCCTCGAGCCGGGGCAGGCCGAGCAGGGTGCGGATGGCGTTTTCCATCTCCATGTAGTTGCCCTCGCCGTAATGGTGGGCGATGACGTTGCCGCGCTGGTCCACGAGGTACTCGGCCGGCCAGTACTTGTTGTCCCAGGCGTCCCAGGTTTCCAGGTCGTTGTCCTGCGCCACGGGGTAGTGGATGCCGAACTGCTTGATGGCGTCGCGGACGTTCGCTTCCTGCTTCTCGAAGGGGAACTCGGGCGAATGCACGCCCACCACCACCAGGCCCTTGTCCTTGTACTGGTCGTACCAGCGGGTGACGTGGGGCAGGGTGCGCAGGCAGTTGATGCAGGAATACGTCCAGAAGTCGATCAGCACGACCTTGCCGCGCAGCGACTTCATGGTGAGCGGCTTGGAGTTCTGCCAGGCGGCGATGCCGGCGAATTCCGGCGCCGTCTGCGCCGCGAACGCGGGCAGGGCGGCGGCCAGCAGGGCGACGGCGAACAGGGCCTTGCGGAAGAGGTGGCGCATGGAAACTCCGTGGTTCTCAGGGGTACGGTGAAGGAGACCGGACGACAGGGCGGCACCTTACACCGGTCGGGTGCGCTAAAATCGGCGCTTTGCCAGCCCCCGCGAGCCAGCGTACCGCCATGACCTCGATCAAGCAGGACGACCTCATCCAGAGCGTCGCCGACGCCCTCCAGTACATCTCCTACTACCATCCGGTGGATTACATCCGGAACCTCTCCGCGGCCTACGAGCGCGAGGAGTCCCCGGCCGCGAAGGACGCCATCGCCCAGATCCTCATCAACTCGCGCATGTGTGCCGAGGGCCACCGTCCCATCTGCCAGGACACCGGCATCGTCACCGTCTTCCTCAAGATCGGCATGAACGTGCGCTGGGACGACGCCACGATGGGTGTGGAGGAGATGGTGAACGAGGGCGTTCGCCGTGCCTACAACCACCCGGACAACAAGCTGCGCGCCTCCGTGCTGGCCGATCCGGCCGGCAAGCGCATGAATACCCGCGACAACACGCCGGCCGTGATCAACGTGTCCGTGGTGCCGGGCGACACGGTGGACGTCATCGTCGCCGCCAAGGGCGGTGGTTCGGAAGCCAAGTCGAAGTTCGCCATGCTCAACCCGTCCGACTCCATCGTCGACTGGGTGCTGAAGACCGTGCCCACCATGGGCGCCGGCTGGTGCCCGCCGGGCATGCTCGGCATCGGCATCGGCGGTACCGCCGAAAAGGCGATGCTGCTGGCGAAGGAATCGCTGATGGAGCCCATCGACATCGTCGACCTCATCGCCCGCGGCCCGTCCAACCGCGCCGAAGAGCTACGCCTGGAGCTGTACGAGAAGGTCAACGCGCTCGGTATCGGCGCGCAGGGCCTGGGCGGCCTCACCACGGTGCTCGACATCAAGGTGAAGGATTACCCCACCCACGCCGCCAACCTGCCGGTGGCGATGATCCCCAACTGCGCCGCCACCCGCCACGCGCACTTCGTGCTCGACGGCTCCGGCCCGGTCGCGCTCGATCCGCCGTCGCTGGACGACTGGCCGAAGCTCACCTACGACGCGTCCAAGGGCCGTCGCGTGAACCTCGACACGATCACCCGCGAGGAAGTCGCCAGTTGGAAGCCGGGCGAGGTGATCCTGCTCAACGGCAAGCTGCTCACCGGCCGCGACGCCGCGCACAAGCGCATGATCGACATGCTCAACCGTGGCGAGACGCTGCCGGTGGATTTCACCAACCGATTCATCTACTACGTGGGCCCGGTCGATCCGGTGCGCGACGAGGTGGTCGGCCCCGCCGGCCCCACCACGGCCACGCGCATGGACAAGTTCACGCGCCAGATGCTGGAGACCACGGGCCTGCTCGGCATGGTCGGCAAGTCCGAGCGCGGCCCGACGGCCATCGACGCGATCCGCGACAACAAGGCGGTTTACCTGATGGCCGTGGGCGGTGCCGCGTACCTGGTGTCGAAGGCGATCAAGGCTTCGCGCGTGCTGGCCTTCGAAGACCTCGGCATGGAGGCGATCTACGAGTTCGAGGTGAAGGACATGCCGGTGACCGTGGCGGTCGATAGCCAGGGCACGTCCGTGCACCAGACGGGGCCGAAGGAGTGGCGCACGAAGATCGGCAAGATTCCGGTCGTCGTGGAGTAAGAGCTCGCCGATACGATCGGCTCCCACCCCTTCGGTAGCCATGTTTACGCGACCAGCCTACCGAAGGGGTGGGAGCCGATCGTATCGGCGAACGCTACGAAGCGAGGCGAAAGGCATGCCTCGCGATCTGCTCGTCCTCTTCGGTCGGCACCACGCGGCTTTCGAAGTCCCCGATCCACTGCAACCCGGCAAGGATCGCATCGCGCGTCACCCCATCGTTCTCCCCGATGCCACCGGTGAACACCAGTAGATCCAGCCCGCCGAGCGAAGCGACCATCCCCGCCACCTGCTTGCGCGCCACGTGCACGAACACGTCCTGCGCGAGTCGCGACGCCTCGTTACCCATCGCATGCAGCTTGCGCATGTCGCTGGTGCCGCCGGACAACCCCTTCAGGCCCGACTCGCGATCCACCAGCGTCTCCAGCTTCGCCGCGTCGTAACCCTTTTCGCGCATCAGGTAGAGCAGCACGCCCGGATCGAGATCCCCGGGCCGGGTGCCCATCACGATGCCGCCGGTCGGTGTCAGCCCCATCGTGGTATCCACCGACTTTCCGTCGAGCACGGCGCACAGGCTGGCGCCGTTGCCCAGGTGCGCGATCACCGTGCGCGAGGGTAGTGCGTCGCCGAGCTGCTGGACGATGGACTCGTACGACAGCCCGTGGAACCCGTACCGCTCGATGCCGCCCTCGCGAAGTTCGGCGGGCAAGGGCAAGGTCTTCGCCACGATCGGCAGGCTCGCGTGGAACGCCGTATCGAAACACGCCACCTGCGGCACGCCCCGGAACGCCTCGCGTGCCCGCTTCACCATGGCGAGCGCGGGAGGCACGTGCAAGGGCGCGAAGGCGCGGGCTTCTTCCAGTCGTCCCATCAAGGCATCGTCGATCCTCGCGTGCTCGCGTACGTTCGGGCCGCCATGCACGAGCCGGTGTCCGATGGCTTCGGGCGGGGGCATGGCGCGTTCGCGCAGCGTCGCGAGCACGGCTTCCATGGCGTCGTCGCCGGGCGCGTCGGTCTGTTCGGCCAGCAAGGCATCGCAGCGATCGCCGTCCACCCGGTACAGCCCGTACTTCAACGACGACGAGCCCGTGTTGAGCGCCAGCACGATCACGATTCGGCCTTCCACTGCCAGTCGCGCACCTCGGGAAGGTCCTGCCCGTGCTCGCTCACGTAGAGCTTGTGCCGCTGGATATCCGACCAGTAACGCTGCGTGGCCTTCTCGCGCTCGCCGGCGAATCGGGGCACGCGGTTGATCACGTCCAGCGCCAGCTGGAAGCGATCCATGTTGTTGAGCACCATCATGTCCAGCGCGGTGGTGGTCGTGCCTTCTTCCTTGTAGCCGCGCACGTGGATGTTGTCGTGGTTGTGCCGCCGGTAGGTGAGCTTGTGGATGATGCCCGGATAGCCGTGGAAGGCGAAGATCACCGGCTTGTCCTTGGTGAACAGGGCGTCGAACACGTCGTCGTCCATGCCGTGCGGGTGCTCGTCGGGCTGCTCCAGCGACATGAGGTCCACCACGTTGACCACGCGGATGCGGATGTCCGGCACGTACTCGCGAAGCAGCATCACGGCGGCCAGGATTTCCACCGTGGGCGCGTCGCCCGCGCAGGCCATCACCACGTCCGGATCGTCGCCGCCGCGACCGGCCCATTCCCAGATGCCCGCGCCCGCCGCGCAATGGCGCACGGCGCTTTCCATGTCGAGCCACTGCCAGTCGGGCTGCTTGCCCGCGACGATCACGTTCACGTAGTGCCGGCTGCGCAGGCAGTGGTCCGCCACCGACAGCAGGCAGTTCGCATCCGGTGGCAGGTAGATGCGCACGATCTCGGATTTCTTGTTCGCCACGTGGTCGATGAAACCCGGGTCCTGGTGCGAGAAGCCGTTGTGGTCCTGGTGCCACACGTGCGAGCTGAGCAGGTAGTTGAGCGACGGGATCGGCGGCCGCCACGACATCGTGCGCGTGACCTTCAGCCACTTGGCGTGCTGGTTGAACATCGAGTCGACGATGTGGATGAAGGCCTCGTAGCACGAGAAGAATCCATGCCGCCCCGTGAGCAGGTAGCCTTCGAGCCAGCCCTGGCACTGGTGCTCGCTGAGCATTTCCATCACGCGCCCGTCGGGAGCGAGATCGGTATCCACCTCTTCGTAGTCGCCCAACCAGGTTTTGGGGCTGGCCTCGTACACGGCTTCGAGACGGTTGGATGCCGTCTCGTCGGGGCCGAACAGGCGGAAGGTGGTCATGTTCCGGCGCATCACCTCGCGCAGGAAGCGCCCCAGCACGCGCGTGGCTTCGGCCTTGTGGTCGCCGGGCGACGTCACCGTTTCGGCGAAATCATGGAAATGCGGCATGTGCAGCGGCTTGGAGAGGATGCCGCCGTTGGCGTGCGGGTTCATGCCCATGCGGCGCCGGCCGGTGGGCGCGAGCGAGGCGAATTCCTCGCGGAAGCGGCCGCCTTCGTCGAACAGCTCGTCGGCCTCGTAGCTCTTCATCCAGTCTTCGAGGATCTTCACGTGCTCGTCGTTCTCGAACTTCGCGATGGGCACCTGGTGCGCGCGCCAGGTGCCTTCCACCGGCTTGCCGTCGACCTCTTTCGGCCCGGTCCAGCCCTTCGGCGAACGCAACACGATCATCGGCCAGCGCGGCCGCTTCGCCTGGGCGGCATCGCCTTCGCGGGCGTCTTTCTGGATGCGTGCGATCTCGTCCAGGCAGCGGTCCAGCGCCGCCGCGAAGGCCTGGTGCATCGGCTCGAACTCGTGCCCTTCGACGAAATGCGGCTCGTAGCCATAGCCGCGCATGAGGTCGCGCAACTCGTCCGGTTCGATGCGCGCGAGCACGGTGGGATTGGCGATCTTGAATCCGTTCAGATGCAGGATGGGCAACACGGCCCCGTCGCGAGCCGGATTCAGGAACTTGTTCGAATGCCAGCTCGTCGCCAGCGCGCCCGTTTCGGCTTCGCCGTCGCCCACGATGCAGGCCACCACGAGATCGGGGTTGTCGAACGCCGCGCCGAACGCGTGCGAGAGGGAATAGCCCAGCTCGCCGCCCTCGTGGATGGAGCCGGGGGTTTCCGGCGCCACGTGGCTGGGAATGCCGTAGGGCCAGGAGAACTGGCGGAACAGTTCGCGCATGCCCGCGGCGCTGCGGTCGATGTGCGGATAGATCTCGGTGTAGGAGCCTTCCAGATAGGTATGCGCCACCAGTCCGGGACCGCCGTGGCCGGGGCCGATGACGTAGATCATGTCGAGGTCGCGCTCGACGATGGCCCGGTTCAGATGCGTATAGATGAAATTGAGGCCGGTGGTCGTGCCCCAGTGGCCGAGCAGCCGGTGCTTGATGTGCTCGCGGGAGAGCGGTTCGTCGAGCAGGGGGTTGTCGCGCAGGTAGATCTGCCCGACGGAAAGGTAGTTGGCGGCGCGCCAATACGCGTGCATGCGCCGCAGCAGGTCGGGCGAGAGCGTCTTCTCGTTCATGGGGGCTTCCGGAGGCGGACGGGCTCCGCAAAGCCTAGGCCCGCGCGGATGGCGGGCACGTGAAACCCTCCCTTACCGGGAGGCGCCGACCTCGCGGGTGTTCCGCTCCATCACCTGCATGCCGTCCTCGACCTGCGGGTGCGTTTCATGGCGCGGCGTGGACGATTCGCGCAGGCGTGCCCGGGCCGCGAGTTCGCGCGAGGCGTCGTCGGCCGGTGCCGAGCCGGAGAGGCTCGAACGCCGGGATACGGGCGCCGGGGGCGTCGGCGGCGGGGTTTGCGAAGAACGCGCATCGTCGGCCGCGGCGGCCACGACCGGGGCGGCATCCTCGCCGGGTGTCGGCTTGCGGGGATGGCTCATGCGCCAGCCCAGCAGACCGAGAAGCAACAGGATGACGATGCCGAGCCCCATCGGCAGCAGCCGGGAGGAGTCCGTCCGGGACGGCGCCCCGCGGCGCTTTGCCCCACGCGTGTGACGCGCCGCCGGTGTGCCGGGCGCCTGGCCTTCCAGGTGATCGGGCAGCTTCAACATCACCCGCAGCAGGTCGCCGTCGACGAGCTGCAACCGCGGCTGTCGGCGGGCGAGAGCCTGCGCGTGGCTGTCGAAGCGGCCGCGCGTGACGAGGACGCCCCCGGTGGAGGCCTCGTTGAGCATCATGCTGAGCAGTTCGCTCACTTCCTGGGCACCCACCTCGGATGCATCCCAGTGGCGGCACTGCACGATCAGCGATTCGTTGCCGCGTCGAAGGCGAAGATCGATACCGCTTCCCAGGGCCTTCAACGACGGCGCGGGAGCGGCCAGCTCCACGCGATACCCCTGGTCGCGATAGTGCTCGGAAAGGTGGTGTTCGAAATCCTGCCAGCCCAGGCGCGTGAGCGCGTCCTTGGAGCCGGCGGGGGAGGGTGGCGCCGCGAACATGTGGAATGACCTGCCTGGGTATCCCTCCCATGATACCCACCGCCTCAATCCGCGGCGAGCATGGCGTCCACCGCACGCTCGATCTGCTCCGGGGTGGCGCTGGGATGCACGACCACGCAGCAGCCGCCTTCGACGGCGGTATGCGTCGCGACCGGGCAGCAGACCTTGCCGTCGTCGGCGCGTAGCGCCGGCGGCGTCGGTCGGGGTGAGTCGTAGCGGCGGAGGAAGCGCTGTCCATCCTGCGGCCCGCCGGCCATGATCGTGAGCCATTGGTACATGGCCGAAGTATTGCGGGAGCACGGCGGAAGGCGAGGCGCCTTTTCGGCTACGACGGTACGCCGGCGGACGCGGGGCCGCGCAATTCGTCGCGGCAGGCCGTCAGGCTCGATTGGCTGAAGCCCTGCTGGGCGGTCGCGCGTAACCCGGCATCGTTTTCCGCCAGGCCCTGTTCGACCAGCACGTCGAGCATCGCCAGGCGGCTGCCCGCGAGCAGGACGCGACCCAACGGCGTGCGTGCGCCCGCATCCGCCGGGTCGGCTCGTTCGGCGAGCGCCTGCACCACGCGCGAGGGAAACGCCCAATGCCGTGCCGCGTGAAGGGAAATCCGTTCCACCTGCTGGGCGATGGCGGCGACGAAGGCCCGGCTGTGGTCGAGCGTGGCCGTGTCGTCGCGACGCGCGAGTTCCTGGAGCATCGCCTGGACGCCGGCCTGGCTGACCATGCCGGCCAGGTAGGCTTCCAGGGCATCGCCGCGCTTGCGATCGAGGAAGGCGCACGCCTGGGCGCAACGTTCGGCGTGCTCCCAAAGGCGCTCCCCGGCAGACCGGCTCGTCGGCGCGGATCCGTCGCACAGTACCGATCGCATCGCCACCCGCACCATCGCGCGGCGCAAGCCTCCCTGGCCGAGCAGGGCCACGGCCTGGGACAGGCCGACGACCGGCCGCGTGGCACCGTAGCGCGGATGACTCGCCGCCTGGATCACCTCATCCATCAACGACCGGTCGCCTTCGACCTGGGCCAGCAGGGCGCGCGCACCGGAACCGTCGCCGCGAAGCGAACGCATGAGCGCCGGCAGCACCGGGAGTGCGCGGGGAAGGGCGCCGGGATCGACGCGTTCGCCGCCGAAGGCGTCGCGCACGCGCCGCAACACCGCCTGTTCCGCGGACGTGAGCGATTCCCGCGACGACGGCGGAAAGCCGAACACGAGACGGTAGAACCGATCCTCGATATCGGCCGCATGGAGGACACCCGCGGGAGGTTCGGCATCGCCGTCCGGCGGCGGCAGCGACAACGGCCCGGGAAGGCCGGACGGTGCGGGGGGACGGCGGCCGAACCACTTCCTGAAGAACCGGCCGATCACGGCGCTTCCTCGCGTCATGGGGAATTGGGCGGGAGTATATGCCGGGCGTTCTACAATGCATCACATGACTTTCGTTCCATCCAGTCGGCTTGTGCTTCCGTCGGGCGAGTGGCGCACGCTGCTCGATTTCCTAGACGAGCGGTTTCCCGCCGTGTCGCGCGCGGACTGGCTCGACCGGATGGCGCGGGGCACGGTGCGGGTCGACGGCGAGCCGGTCGATTCGCGAGGCATCTATCGCCCGGGCGCGACGCTGACGTACCGACGCGAGGTGCCCGACGAACCCCGCATTCCGTTCGAGGAAACCCTCGTCTACGTCGACGACGACCTCGTCATTGCCGACAAGCCGCATTTCCTTCCGGTGATGCCGGCGGGGGTGCATGTGGAAGAAACCCTATCGGTCCGCCTGGCAAGGCGGCTGGGCAACCCCGACCTGGTGGCCTTGCACCGGCTCGATCGCGACACCGCCGGGCTGGTGGTGTTTTCGGCAAGGCCTTCCAGCCGCGACGCCTATACGGCGTTGTTTCGCGACCGGCGGATCGCGAAGGTCTACGAAGCCATCGCGCCGCCGATGCCCGATCGCGCGTTTCCCTTCGAATACGCCAGCCGCCTCGAGCGTGGCGAGCCGTTCTTCCGCATACGGGAAGTGGACGGCGTGCCCAACGCCATCACGCGGGTGGACGTGATCGAGCGCGAGGGTGGGCGATGGCGCTATCGCCTGGAGCCGGTGAGCGGGCGCAAGCATCAGTTGCGCGTGCACATGGCGGCGCTGGGCGCGGCGATCGAGGGGGACCCGTACTACCCGCGCCTGACGGAGACAGCGGGCTTCGAGCGGCCGTTGCGCTTGCTGGCGCGGGAACTGCGCTTCGTCGATCCGTTGAGCGGGGTGGAGCGGGTGTTTCGTAGTGGGAGGCGGTTGTGATCTCCGAGGCCTCGTCGTCGGTCAGCCCCGTTCGCCGATGCGATCGGCTCCCACCCCTTCGGTAGCAACGCTGCCGACGCTCGCCGATGAGGGTCCTACCGAAGGGGTGGGAGCCGACCGTGTCGGCGAATCCTGCGAAGCGCTGACTTGCGGACGTCGCCCGGGGGCCACGTCGTTTGCATAAGCGCGCCCCAGGCGCAAGAAGGGTGGGGTTCGAGTGCCCGTTGAGCGGGGTGGAGCGGGTGTTTCGTAGTGGGAGGCGGTTGTGATCTCCGAGGCCTCGTCGTCGGTCAGCCCCGTTCGCCGATGTGATCGGCTCCCACCCCTTCGGTAGCAACGCTGCCGACGCTCGCCGATGAGGGTCCTACCGAAGGGGTGGGAGCCGACCGTGTCGGCGAATCCTGCGAAGCGCTGACTTGCGGACGTCGCCCGGGGGCCACGTCGTTTGCATAAGCGCGCCCCAGGCGCAAGACGGGTGGGGTTCGAGTGCCCGTTGAGCGGGGTGGAGCGGGTGTTTCGTAGTGGGAGGCGGTTGTGATCTCCGAGGCCTCGTCGTCGGTCAGCCCCGTTCGCCGATGTGATCGGCTCCCACCCCTTCGGTAGCAACGCTGCCGACGCTCGCCGATGAGGGTCCTACCGAAGGGGTGGGAGCCGACCGTGTCGGCGAATCCTGCGAAGCGCTGACTTGCGGACGTCGCCCGGGGGCCACGTCGTTTGCATAAGCGCGCCCCAGGCGCAAGAAGGGTGGGGTTCGAGTGCCCGTTGAGCGGGGTGGAGCGGGTGTTTCGTAGTGAGAGGCGGTTGTGATCTTCGAGGCCTCGTCGTCGGTCAGCCCCGTTCGCCGATGCGATCGGCTCCCACCCCTTCGGTAGCAACGCTGCCGACGCTCGCCGATGAGGGTCCTACCGAAGGGGTGGGAGCCGACCGTGTCGGCGAATCCTGCGAAGCGCTGACTTGCGGAGGTCGCCCGGGGGCCACGTCGTTTGCATAAGCGCGCCCCAGGCGCAAGAAGGGTGGGGTTCGAGTGCCCGTTGAGCGGGGTGGAGCGGGTGTTTCGTAGTGGGAGGCGGTTGTGATCTCCGAGGCCTCGTCGTCGGTCAGCCCCGTTCGCCGATGCGATCGGCTCCCACCCCTTCGGTAGCAACGCTGCCGACGCTCGCCGATGAGGCTCCTACCGAAGGGGTGGGAGCCGACCGTGTCGGCGAATCCTGCGAAGCGCTGACTTGCGGAGGTCGCCCGGGGGCCACGTCGTTTGCATAAGCGCGCCCCAGGCGCAAGAAGGGTGGGGTTCGAGTGCCCGTTGAGCGGGGTGGAGCGGGTATTTCGTAGTGGGAGGCTGTTGTGATCTTCGAGGCCTCGTCGTCGGTCAGCCCCGTTCGCCGATGCGATCGGCTCCCACCTCTTCGGTAGCAACGCTGCCGACGCTCGCCGATGAGGCTCCTACCGAAGGGGTGGGAGCCGACCGTGTCGGCGAATCCTGCGAAGCGCTGACTTGCGGGTGTGGCCCGGGGCCCACGTCGTGACGCCGGGTTTCCATAAGCGCGCCCCAGGCGCAAAATACGCGTAATGACCCCCGCTCCCGGCTTCCGCACCGTCGCCCTGATCATCGCCAGCG
This window of the Luteibacter aegosomatis genome carries:
- a CDS encoding thioredoxin family protein codes for the protein MRHLFRKALFAVALLAAALPAFAAQTAPEFAGIAAWQNSKPLTMKSLRGKVVLIDFWTYSCINCLRTLPHVTRWYDQYKDKGLVVVGVHSPEFPFEKQEANVRDAIKQFGIHYPVAQDNDLETWDAWDNKYWPAEYLVDQRGNVIAHHYGEGNYMEMENAIRTLLGLPRLEDKGGTDKDAPDFSQLGSPEMYFGSDRSQNNASPEGDRTGTRDFTAPSRLDLNRFALVGRWEIGRENASLIGPSGEIRLHFKAKKVHMVASANDPITIEVAVDGKPQAPVTVQRSMLYTLFDGDGYKDHVLTIKVPKANFHAFTFTFG
- a CDS encoding pseudouridine synthase, giving the protein MTFVPSSRLVLPSGEWRTLLDFLDERFPAVSRADWLDRMARGTVRVDGEPVDSRGIYRPGATLTYRREVPDEPRIPFEETLVYVDDDLVIADKPHFLPVMPAGVHVEETLSVRLARRLGNPDLVALHRLDRDTAGLVVFSARPSSRDAYTALFRDRRIAKVYEAIAPPMPDRAFPFEYASRLERGEPFFRIREVDGVPNAITRVDVIEREGGRWRYRLEPVSGRKHQLRVHMAALGAAIEGDPYYPRLTETAGFERPLRLLARELRFVDPLSGVERVFRSGRRL
- a CDS encoding phosphoketolase family protein; this translates as MNEKTLSPDLLRRMHAYWRAANYLSVGQIYLRDNPLLDEPLSREHIKHRLLGHWGTTTGLNFIYTHLNRAIVERDLDMIYVIGPGHGGPGLVAHTYLEGSYTEIYPHIDRSAAGMRELFRQFSWPYGIPSHVAPETPGSIHEGGELGYSLSHAFGAAFDNPDLVVACIVGDGEAETGALATSWHSNKFLNPARDGAVLPILHLNGFKIANPTVLARIEPDELRDLMRGYGYEPHFVEGHEFEPMHQAFAAALDRCLDEIARIQKDAREGDAAQAKRPRWPMIVLRSPKGWTGPKEVDGKPVEGTWRAHQVPIAKFENDEHVKILEDWMKSYEADELFDEGGRFREEFASLAPTGRRRMGMNPHANGGILSKPLHMPHFHDFAETVTSPGDHKAEATRVLGRFLREVMRRNMTTFRLFGPDETASNRLEAVYEASPKTWLGDYEEVDTDLAPDGRVMEMLSEHQCQGWLEGYLLTGRHGFFSCYEAFIHIVDSMFNQHAKWLKVTRTMSWRPPIPSLNYLLSSHVWHQDHNGFSHQDPGFIDHVANKKSEIVRIYLPPDANCLLSVADHCLRSRHYVNVIVAGKQPDWQWLDMESAVRHCAAGAGIWEWAGRGGDDPDVVMACAGDAPTVEILAAVMLLREYVPDIRIRVVNVVDLMSLEQPDEHPHGMDDDVFDALFTKDKPVIFAFHGYPGIIHKLTYRRHNHDNIHVRGYKEEGTTTTALDMMVLNNMDRFQLALDVINRVPRFAGEREKATQRYWSDIQRHKLYVSEHGQDLPEVRDWQWKAES
- a CDS encoding acetate/propionate family kinase, translating into MEGRIVIVLALNTGSSSLKYGLYRVDGDRCDALLAEQTDAPGDDAMEAVLATLRERAMPPPEAIGHRLVHGGPNVREHARIDDALMGRLEEARAFAPLHVPPALAMVKRAREAFRGVPQVACFDTAFHASLPIVAKTLPLPAELREGGIERYGFHGLSYESIVQQLGDALPSRTVIAHLGNGASLCAVLDGKSVDTTMGLTPTGGIVMGTRPGDLDPGVLLYLMREKGYDAAKLETLVDRESGLKGLSGGTSDMRKLHAMGNEASRLAQDVFVHVARKQVAGMVASLGGLDLLVFTGGIGENDGVTRDAILAGLQWIGDFESRVVPTEEDEQIARHAFRLAS
- a CDS encoding fumarate hydratase, which codes for MTSIKQDDLIQSVADALQYISYYHPVDYIRNLSAAYEREESPAAKDAIAQILINSRMCAEGHRPICQDTGIVTVFLKIGMNVRWDDATMGVEEMVNEGVRRAYNHPDNKLRASVLADPAGKRMNTRDNTPAVINVSVVPGDTVDVIVAAKGGGSEAKSKFAMLNPSDSIVDWVLKTVPTMGAGWCPPGMLGIGIGGTAEKAMLLAKESLMEPIDIVDLIARGPSNRAEELRLELYEKVNALGIGAQGLGGLTTVLDIKVKDYPTHAANLPVAMIPNCAATRHAHFVLDGSGPVALDPPSLDDWPKLTYDASKGRRVNLDTITREEVASWKPGEVILLNGKLLTGRDAAHKRMIDMLNRGETLPVDFTNRFIYYVGPVDPVRDEVVGPAGPTTATRMDKFTRQMLETTGLLGMVGKSERGPTAIDAIRDNKAVYLMAVGGAAYLVSKAIKASRVLAFEDLGMEAIYEFEVKDMPVTVAVDSQGTSVHQTGPKEWRTKIGKIPVVVE
- a CDS encoding HDOD domain-containing protein yields the protein MTRGSAVIGRFFRKWFGRRPPAPSGLPGPLSLPPPDGDAEPPAGVLHAADIEDRFYRLVFGFPPSSRESLTSAEQAVLRRVRDAFGGERVDPGALPRALPVLPALMRSLRGDGSGARALLAQVEGDRSLMDEVIQAASHPRYGATRPVVGLSQAVALLGQGGLRRAMVRVAMRSVLCDGSAPTSRSAGERLWEHAERCAQACAFLDRKRGDALEAYLAGMVSQAGVQAMLQELARRDDTATLDHSRAFVAAIAQQVERISLHAARHWAFPSRVVQALAERADPADAGARTPLGRVLLAGSRLAMLDVLVEQGLAENDAGLRATAQQGFSQSSLTACRDELRGPASAGVPS
- a CDS encoding restriction endonuclease translates to MFAAPPSPAGSKDALTRLGWQDFEHHLSEHYRDQGYRVELAAPAPSLKALGSGIDLRLRRGNESLIVQCRHWDASEVGAQEVSELLSMMLNEASTGGVLVTRGRFDSHAQALARRQPRLQLVDGDLLRVMLKLPDHLEGQAPGTPAARHTRGAKRRGAPSRTDSSRLLPMGLGIVILLLLGLLGWRMSHPRKPTPGEDAAPVVAAAADDARSSQTPPPTPPAPVSRRSSLSGSAPADDASRELAARARLRESSTPRHETHPQVEDGMQVMERNTREVGASR